TTTATTTATTAAAACTAATGCTTCTCCAAAAAGTAAACCACACTTTGTTCCTCCTAGATAAAAAGCATCTGTATATTTAGCATAATCTTCTAATGCTATATCATTTTTCTCTGAAGTAAGTGCTGATGCCATTCTCGCTCCATCTAAATACAGATATAGTCCAGCTTCTTTACAATAATCAGATAGAGATTTTAACTCTTCTTTACTATATATTGTTCCAATCTCTGTTGGGTTTGAAATATATACCATTTTAGGTTGTACCATATGAAAATCCATATGTAACTCTACCATTTTTTTTGCTGATTCTACATCTAATTTACCATTTTCAGTAGGTATCTCAATTACCTTATGTCCAGTAGCCTCAATAGCTCCAGCTTCATGTACACTTATATGTCCTGTTGTAGGTGCTATTACTGCTTCATGTGGTCTAAGTGAATGAGCTATCGCCAATAGATTTGTTTGTGTTCCTCCAACCAATAATCTTATATAACAATCATCACATTTTATCTTCTCTTTTATTGTTGCTATTGCCTCAGCAGTATATTCATCATCACCATATCCAACTGTTTGCTCCATATTTGTTTTTAATAAAGCTTCCATTATATATGGTAATGCTCCTTCACTATAATCATTTTTGAAACTTATCATTATTAATCTCCTCCCTTGTTTTTTTATTAGCTTTAATAAAAGTATAAAGAATTTTTATTTTTTTGTAAAGAGTATTTTCTATCGTTAAAAGCATAAAAATATTTTATTTCCAATAGTTTTTTTTTGGTTTTTATAGTAAAATAGTAGTAGGCTATTTTTAGGGGGATATAAATGAACTTAGTAAATATTAGTAAACATAAAAATGAAAATAATAGAGCTTATACTTATAGAGTATTAAAAGAGAATATTATGAGACTAAATCTAAAACCAGGGGAGAGTATTAGTGAAATTGAACTTAGTGAGGCATTAAATGTAAGTAGAACTCCTGTTAGAGAAGCTATTGTAAAACTATCAGAAGAAAAATTAGTTGATGTTTTTCCTCAAAGAGGTTCTTTCGTTTCTAAAATAAATCTTAATTTAGTTGAGGAAGCTGTATTTTTAAGAGAGCTTTGTGAAAAAAAGATTTTAGAAATTGCATGTAAGGATCCTGTTTCTGATAACCTAATCAATGAATTAGAAAAAAATATTGAATATCAAAAAATTGTTATAAATTTCAATAGAGATCTTCATGAGTTTTTTGATTTGGATAACTATTTTCATACTTTAATCTTTGATTATTATAATAAAAAAAACGTTTGGAAAGTTATACAAAGACTTGCTACTCACTATGATAGATTGCGTTTAATAGATGCTTTAGAAAAGATAAATCTTGAAACTACAGTTAAACAGCATATTGAAATTGTAAATCTTATAAAAGAAAAGAATAGTCGAAAAGTTAATTACCTTGTTAGTAAACATCTTTTTAATTTTAAAGAGGTTATTAATAAGTTTATGGAAAAATATCCAGAATACTTCTCATAATCAATTACCACCATTTATTTGGTGGTTTTTTATTTTTTACCTATTGTAAAAGAGTTGTAAAATTCCTTAAAACTGTGTAAAGAAATTTTATTTTAATTAAAAAGTAGTATACACTAAAAATGTAAATAAAAAATGTTTAAATTTTAACAGGAGGATTTTATGAATTTTTACAAAAATGAAAAGACTGGGTTACTCTTTTCATTACCATCTTTAATTATTGCATTTCTCTTTTCTATTTATCCATTAATAAAAACTTTTATTTATGCTTTCTCTTTTACTGATGAAAAAGGAAAAATAGTAGAACTTGCAGGATTTGAAAACTTTGCTGAACTTTTTACTGATCCAAGCTTTTATTTAAGTATCTTTGCTACATTTAAGTTTGCAATAATAACTGTATTTTTCAGTATTACAATTGCTCTTTTCCTAGCAATTTTATGTAATGAAAAAATAAAAGGTATTGGATTTTTTAGAACTATTTTCTCTTCTAGTCTTGGAGTTTCAATCTCTGCTTCTGCATCAATAGTTCTATTTATGTTCCATCCTAGCTTAGGAGTTATCAATGAGATTATTAAGTTCTTTGGTGGTGTACCATTAAACTGGTTAACAGATTCAAAATATGCACTAATAACAGTTGCTATCTCAACAATTTGGATGAATATTGGTTTTGGATTCCTAGTTCTTACAGCTGGTCTTCAAAATATAAGTACAGATATTGATGAAAGTTGTGCTATTGATGGAGCTAGTTATTTTAATAAACTTTTTAAAGTGACTCTTCCTCTATTGAGTCCAAGTATCTTCTATCTAACTATAACTACTACACTAAAAGCCTTCCAAGGTTTCGGACAAGTGGACATATTAACTGGTGGAGGTCCTAACAATGCCACTAACTTCTTAGTATATAGCATCTATAAAACAGCTTTCTCTAGTTATAGATTTGATTACGCTAGTGTACAAGGGGTAATCCTCTTAATCATTATAATTGCTATTATGCTATTTAAATCTAAGTTGGAAAAGAAGGTGCATTATCAATAATGAAAAAAAACAATATATTAACATATTTTCTGCTTTTAGTTTCATCATTTATAATATTTTTCCCACTTATCTATGCTCTTTTAGCAAGTTTTATGCCTACAATAGATATAGTAACTGGAAAGATAATTCCTAGCTCAATAGATTTAAAAAACTATAGAGAGCTTATTAAAATATTCCCTATGGGGAAATTCTTCACAAACAGCTTGATCACATCAATAGCTGGAATGGTGAGCCAAGTAATAATTTGTAGTATGACTGCCTATGCACTTGTTTTT
The Fusobacterium varium genome window above contains:
- a CDS encoding aminotransferase class I/II-fold pyridoxal phosphate-dependent enzyme, giving the protein MISFKNDYSEGALPYIMEALLKTNMEQTVGYGDDEYTAEAIATIKEKIKCDDCYIRLLVGGTQTNLLAIAHSLRPHEAVIAPTTGHISVHEAGAIEATGHKVIEIPTENGKLDVESAKKMVELHMDFHMVQPKMVYISNPTEIGTIYSKEELKSLSDYCKEAGLYLYLDGARMASALTSEKNDIALEDYAKYTDAFYLGGTKCGLLFGEALVLINKELRQHNFIHITKQRGATLAKGRLLGVQFKELFSGNRYEEVGSHSNEMAMMIKRACLAQNIDLKTDSYTNQQFPILPNTMIEELGKKYRYEFWEKVDDKTSVIRFVTSWATKKEDVEELIKDIEVLSKKYL
- a CDS encoding GntR family transcriptional regulator gives rise to the protein MNLVNISKHKNENNRAYTYRVLKENIMRLNLKPGESISEIELSEALNVSRTPVREAIVKLSEEKLVDVFPQRGSFVSKINLNLVEEAVFLRELCEKKILEIACKDPVSDNLINELEKNIEYQKIVINFNRDLHEFFDLDNYFHTLIFDYYNKKNVWKVIQRLATHYDRLRLIDALEKINLETTVKQHIEIVNLIKEKNSRKVNYLVSKHLFNFKEVINKFMEKYPEYFS
- a CDS encoding sugar ABC transporter permease, with the protein product MNFYKNEKTGLLFSLPSLIIAFLFSIYPLIKTFIYAFSFTDEKGKIVELAGFENFAELFTDPSFYLSIFATFKFAIITVFFSITIALFLAILCNEKIKGIGFFRTIFSSSLGVSISASASIVLFMFHPSLGVINEIIKFFGGVPLNWLTDSKYALITVAISTIWMNIGFGFLVLTAGLQNISTDIDESCAIDGASYFNKLFKVTLPLLSPSIFYLTITTTLKAFQGFGQVDILTGGGPNNATNFLVYSIYKTAFSSYRFDYASVQGVILLIIIIAIMLFKSKLEKKVHYQ